The proteins below are encoded in one region of Corvus hawaiiensis isolate bCorHaw1 chromosome 3, bCorHaw1.pri.cur, whole genome shotgun sequence:
- the SIX3 gene encoding homeobox protein SIX3 isoform X2, translating to MVFRSPLELYPTHFFLPNFAADPHHRSLLLASGGGGGGSGSGSGCSPGAGGGGGGSSRAPHEELSMFQLPTLNFSPEQVASVCETLEETGDIERLGRFLWSLPVAPGACEAINKHESILRARAVVAFHTGNFRDLYHILENHKFTKESHGKLQAMWLEAHYQEAEKLRGRPLGPVDKYRVRKKFPLPRTIWDGEQKTHCFKERTRSLLREWYLQDPYPNPSKKRELAQATGLTPTQVGNWFKNRRQRDRAAAAKNRLQHQAIGQSGMRSLAEPGCPTHSSAESPSTAASPTTSVSSLTERAETGTSILSVTSSDSECDV from the exons ATGGTGTTCAGGTCCCCGCTAGAGCTTTATCCCACCCATTTCTTCTTGCCAAACTTCGCCGCCGATCCGCACCACCGCTCCCTCCTTCTCgccagcggcggcggcggcggcggcagcggcagcggctcGGGCTGCAGCCCCGGTGCCGGCGGCGGTGGAGGCGGCAGCTCCCGGGCACCCCACGAAGAGTTGTCAATGTTTCAGCTGCCCACACTCAACTTCTCCCCGGAGCAAGTGGCCAGCGTCTGCGAGACGCTGGAGGAGACTGGAGACATAGAAAGGCTGGGGAGGTTCCTCTGGTCGCTGCCGGTGGCGCCGGGGGCATGCGAGGCCATCAACAAGCACGAGTCCATCCTCCGCGCCCGGGCGGTGGTGGCCTTCCACACGGGCAACTTCCGAGACCTCTACCATATCCTGGAGAACCACAAATTCACCAAGGAATCCCACGGCAAGTTGCAGGCCATGTGGCTCGAAGCGCACTACCAGGAGGCCGAGAAGCTAAGGGGTCGCCCGCTGGGGCCGGTTGATAAATACAGGGTGAGGAAGAAGTTTCCGCTGCCCAGGACCATTTGGGATGGCGAGCAGAAGACGCACTGCTTCAAGGAGAGGACTCGCAGCCTCCTGAGGGAGTGGTACCTGCAGGACCCTTACCCCAACCCCAGCAAGAAAAGGGAACTGGCTCAGGCCACGGGGCTCACCCCCACGCAAGTAGGCAACTGGTTCAAAAACCGAAGGCAAAGAGACAGAGCAGCGGCGGCTAAAAACAG GCTCCAGCACCAGGCGATAGGACAGAGCGGCATGCGGTCGCTGGCAGAGCCCGGCTGCCCGACACACAGCTCGGCCGAGTCTCCGTCCACGGCGGCCAGCCCGACCACCAGCGTCTCCAGTTTGACAGAAAGAGCCGAGACGGGCACCTCCATCCTCTCGGTAACCTCCAGCGACTCGGAATGTGATGTATGA
- the SIX3 gene encoding homeobox protein SIX3 isoform X1 — translation MVFRSPLELYPTHFFLPNFAADPHHRSLLLASGGGGGGSGSGSGCSPGAGGGGGGSSRAPHEELSMFQLPTLNFSPEQVASVCETLEETGDIERLGRFLWSLPVAPGACEAINKHESILRARAVVAFHTGNFRDLYHILENHKFTKESHGKLQAMWLEAHYQEAEKLRGRPLGPVDKYRVRKKFPLPRTIWDGEQKTHCFKERTRSLLREWYLQDPYPNPSKKRELAQATGLTPTQVGNWFKNRRQRDRAAAAKNRLQHQAIGQSGMRSLAEPGCPTHSSAESPSTAASPTTSVSSLTERAETGTSILSDKHDFSFALFHGRISPTCMMMMIKFVSGKKYSL, via the exons ATGGTGTTCAGGTCCCCGCTAGAGCTTTATCCCACCCATTTCTTCTTGCCAAACTTCGCCGCCGATCCGCACCACCGCTCCCTCCTTCTCgccagcggcggcggcggcggcggcagcggcagcggctcGGGCTGCAGCCCCGGTGCCGGCGGCGGTGGAGGCGGCAGCTCCCGGGCACCCCACGAAGAGTTGTCAATGTTTCAGCTGCCCACACTCAACTTCTCCCCGGAGCAAGTGGCCAGCGTCTGCGAGACGCTGGAGGAGACTGGAGACATAGAAAGGCTGGGGAGGTTCCTCTGGTCGCTGCCGGTGGCGCCGGGGGCATGCGAGGCCATCAACAAGCACGAGTCCATCCTCCGCGCCCGGGCGGTGGTGGCCTTCCACACGGGCAACTTCCGAGACCTCTACCATATCCTGGAGAACCACAAATTCACCAAGGAATCCCACGGCAAGTTGCAGGCCATGTGGCTCGAAGCGCACTACCAGGAGGCCGAGAAGCTAAGGGGTCGCCCGCTGGGGCCGGTTGATAAATACAGGGTGAGGAAGAAGTTTCCGCTGCCCAGGACCATTTGGGATGGCGAGCAGAAGACGCACTGCTTCAAGGAGAGGACTCGCAGCCTCCTGAGGGAGTGGTACCTGCAGGACCCTTACCCCAACCCCAGCAAGAAAAGGGAACTGGCTCAGGCCACGGGGCTCACCCCCACGCAAGTAGGCAACTGGTTCAAAAACCGAAGGCAAAGAGACAGAGCAGCGGCGGCTAAAAACAG GCTCCAGCACCAGGCGATAGGACAGAGCGGCATGCGGTCGCTGGCAGAGCCCGGCTGCCCGACACACAGCTCGGCCGAGTCTCCGTCCACGGCGGCCAGCCCGACCACCAGCGTCTCCAGTTTGACAGAAAGAGCCGAGACGGGCACCTCCATCCTCTCG GACAAGCACGATTTCTCCTTTGCGCTTTTCCATGGACGCATTTCACCCACTTgcatgatgatgatgattaaaTTTgtatctgggaaaaaatattctctatag
- the SIX3 gene encoding homeobox protein SIX3 isoform X3, whose amino-acid sequence MVFRSPLELYPTHFFLPNFAADPHHRSLLLASGGGGGGSGSGSGCSPGAGGGGGGSSRAPHEELSMFQLPTLNFSPEQVASVCETLEETGDIERLGRFLWSLPVAPGACEAINKHESILRARAVVAFHTGNFRDLYHILENHKFTKESHGKLQAMWLEAHYQEAEKLRGRPLGPVDKYRVRKKFPLPRTIWDGEQKTHCFKERTRSLLREWYLQDPYPNPSKKRELAQATGLTPTQVGNWFKNRRQRDRAAAAKNSAASLGQDLPPSLPQTPECLCTGKYLGRYWPGHKMGVQYDPCPLRTAP is encoded by the exons ATGGTGTTCAGGTCCCCGCTAGAGCTTTATCCCACCCATTTCTTCTTGCCAAACTTCGCCGCCGATCCGCACCACCGCTCCCTCCTTCTCgccagcggcggcggcggcggcggcagcggcagcggctcGGGCTGCAGCCCCGGTGCCGGCGGCGGTGGAGGCGGCAGCTCCCGGGCACCCCACGAAGAGTTGTCAATGTTTCAGCTGCCCACACTCAACTTCTCCCCGGAGCAAGTGGCCAGCGTCTGCGAGACGCTGGAGGAGACTGGAGACATAGAAAGGCTGGGGAGGTTCCTCTGGTCGCTGCCGGTGGCGCCGGGGGCATGCGAGGCCATCAACAAGCACGAGTCCATCCTCCGCGCCCGGGCGGTGGTGGCCTTCCACACGGGCAACTTCCGAGACCTCTACCATATCCTGGAGAACCACAAATTCACCAAGGAATCCCACGGCAAGTTGCAGGCCATGTGGCTCGAAGCGCACTACCAGGAGGCCGAGAAGCTAAGGGGTCGCCCGCTGGGGCCGGTTGATAAATACAGGGTGAGGAAGAAGTTTCCGCTGCCCAGGACCATTTGGGATGGCGAGCAGAAGACGCACTGCTTCAAGGAGAGGACTCGCAGCCTCCTGAGGGAGTGGTACCTGCAGGACCCTTACCCCAACCCCAGCAAGAAAAGGGAACTGGCTCAGGCCACGGGGCTCACCCCCACGCAAGTAGGCAACTGGTTCAAAAACCGAAGGCAAAGAGACAGAGCAGCGGCGGCTAAAAACAG cGCTGCGTCCCTGGGACAGgacctccctccatccctgcctcagACCCCAGAGTGTCTGtgcactggaaaatatttaggCAGGTATTGGCCAGGGCACAAAATGGGGGTCCAGTACGATCCTTGTCCACTACGGACCGCTCCTTGA
- the SIX3 gene encoding homeobox protein SIX3 isoform X4, which produces MVFRSPLELYPTHFFLPNFAADPHHRSLLLASGGGGGGSGSGSGCSPGAGGGGGGSSRAPHEELSMFQLPTLNFSPEQVASVCETLEETGDIERLGRFLWSLPVAPGACEAINKHESILRARAVVAFHTGNFRDLYHILENHKFTKESHGKLQAMWLEAHYQEAEKLRGRPLGPVDKYRVRKKFPLPRTIWDGEQKTHCFKERTRSLLREWYLQDPYPNPSKKRELAQATGLTPTQVGNWFKNRRQRDRAAAAKNSAASLGQDLPPSLPQTPECLCTGKYLGRPAVLRG; this is translated from the exons ATGGTGTTCAGGTCCCCGCTAGAGCTTTATCCCACCCATTTCTTCTTGCCAAACTTCGCCGCCGATCCGCACCACCGCTCCCTCCTTCTCgccagcggcggcggcggcggcggcagcggcagcggctcGGGCTGCAGCCCCGGTGCCGGCGGCGGTGGAGGCGGCAGCTCCCGGGCACCCCACGAAGAGTTGTCAATGTTTCAGCTGCCCACACTCAACTTCTCCCCGGAGCAAGTGGCCAGCGTCTGCGAGACGCTGGAGGAGACTGGAGACATAGAAAGGCTGGGGAGGTTCCTCTGGTCGCTGCCGGTGGCGCCGGGGGCATGCGAGGCCATCAACAAGCACGAGTCCATCCTCCGCGCCCGGGCGGTGGTGGCCTTCCACACGGGCAACTTCCGAGACCTCTACCATATCCTGGAGAACCACAAATTCACCAAGGAATCCCACGGCAAGTTGCAGGCCATGTGGCTCGAAGCGCACTACCAGGAGGCCGAGAAGCTAAGGGGTCGCCCGCTGGGGCCGGTTGATAAATACAGGGTGAGGAAGAAGTTTCCGCTGCCCAGGACCATTTGGGATGGCGAGCAGAAGACGCACTGCTTCAAGGAGAGGACTCGCAGCCTCCTGAGGGAGTGGTACCTGCAGGACCCTTACCCCAACCCCAGCAAGAAAAGGGAACTGGCTCAGGCCACGGGGCTCACCCCCACGCAAGTAGGCAACTGGTTCAAAAACCGAAGGCAAAGAGACAGAGCAGCGGCGGCTAAAAACAG cGCTGCGTCCCTGGGACAGgacctccctccatccctgcctcagACCCCAGAGTGTCTGtgcactggaaaatatttaggCAG GCCCGCCGTGCTGCGGGGATGA
- the SIX3 gene encoding homeobox protein SIX3 isoform X5 — MVFRSPLELYPTHFFLPNFAADPHHRSLLLASGGGGGGSGSGSGCSPGAGGGGGGSSRAPHEELSMFQLPTLNFSPEQVASVCETLEETGDIERLGRFLWSLPVAPGACEAINKHESILRARAVVAFHTGNFRDLYHILENHKFTKESHGKLQAMWLEAHYQEAEKLRGRPLGPVDKYRVRKKFPLPRTIWDGEQKTHCFKERTRSLLREWYLQDPYPNPSKKRELAQATGLTPTQVGNWFKNRRQRDRAAAAKNSAASLGQDLPPSLPQTPECLCTGKYLGPPCCGDE, encoded by the exons ATGGTGTTCAGGTCCCCGCTAGAGCTTTATCCCACCCATTTCTTCTTGCCAAACTTCGCCGCCGATCCGCACCACCGCTCCCTCCTTCTCgccagcggcggcggcggcggcggcagcggcagcggctcGGGCTGCAGCCCCGGTGCCGGCGGCGGTGGAGGCGGCAGCTCCCGGGCACCCCACGAAGAGTTGTCAATGTTTCAGCTGCCCACACTCAACTTCTCCCCGGAGCAAGTGGCCAGCGTCTGCGAGACGCTGGAGGAGACTGGAGACATAGAAAGGCTGGGGAGGTTCCTCTGGTCGCTGCCGGTGGCGCCGGGGGCATGCGAGGCCATCAACAAGCACGAGTCCATCCTCCGCGCCCGGGCGGTGGTGGCCTTCCACACGGGCAACTTCCGAGACCTCTACCATATCCTGGAGAACCACAAATTCACCAAGGAATCCCACGGCAAGTTGCAGGCCATGTGGCTCGAAGCGCACTACCAGGAGGCCGAGAAGCTAAGGGGTCGCCCGCTGGGGCCGGTTGATAAATACAGGGTGAGGAAGAAGTTTCCGCTGCCCAGGACCATTTGGGATGGCGAGCAGAAGACGCACTGCTTCAAGGAGAGGACTCGCAGCCTCCTGAGGGAGTGGTACCTGCAGGACCCTTACCCCAACCCCAGCAAGAAAAGGGAACTGGCTCAGGCCACGGGGCTCACCCCCACGCAAGTAGGCAACTGGTTCAAAAACCGAAGGCAAAGAGACAGAGCAGCGGCGGCTAAAAACAG cGCTGCGTCCCTGGGACAGgacctccctccatccctgcctcagACCCCAGAGTGTCTGtgcactggaaaatatttag GCCCGCCGTGCTGCGGGGATGAATGA